From Gammaproteobacteria bacterium, one genomic window encodes:
- a CDS encoding YqgE/AlgH family protein: protein MDAPQYLTNHFLIAMPALADPNFFHTVTFICEHDADGAMGLIINRPLDMQLGEILAHMEVEEIDPDTARHPVFQGGPVQTERGFVLHEPLGDWEATLQIDATIGVTASQDILAAMAAGRGPRRALVALGYAGWGAGQLEREMAENAWLSGPASTEVLFDTPVSRRWEAAAALLGVDLNLLSGDKGHA from the coding sequence ATGGACGCACCCCAGTACCTCACCAACCACTTCCTGATCGCCATGCCGGCGCTGGCAGACCCGAACTTTTTCCACACCGTCACTTTCATCTGCGAGCACGATGCCGACGGCGCCATGGGTCTGATCATCAACCGTCCGCTGGACATGCAACTCGGCGAAATCCTGGCGCACATGGAAGTCGAAGAGATCGATCCCGACACGGCCCGGCACCCTGTGTTTCAGGGGGGGCCGGTCCAGACGGAACGCGGTTTCGTCCTCCACGAGCCGCTGGGCGACTGGGAGGCGACGTTGCAAATCGACGCCACCATCGGCGTGACCGCGTCCCAGGATATCCTGGCCGCCATGGCCGCCGGCCGCGGACCCAGGCGCGCCCTGGTCGCGCTCGGCTATGCCGGCTGGGGCGCCGGGCAGTTGGAGCGGGAAATGGCCGAAAACGCCTGGCTGAGCGGGCCGGCCTCGACCGAGGTCCTGTTCGACACCCCGGTGTCGCGACGTTGGGAGGCCGCCGCCGCCCTGCTGGGCGTGGATCTCAACCTGCTGTCCGGCGACAAGGGGCATGCCTGA